The window TCGAGCATGTCCACGTCGAAGCTGACGTGCAGGTGTGCGCCCTCGGCCGTCGCGTGTGCGAGCGCTTCTTCCATGACGGGACGTATGCTGCGTTCGTCGATCTCGCGCATGTCGGCGACGGGCAGGCCGTGCGCCGCGACGGTGCGCTTTTCCAGGCGGTCGATGGCGCGCACGCCGATCTGATGGAAGCGCGCCGCCGGCACCATCGGGGTGGCGTCGCTCAGCCCCGTCAGCTCGGGCGGTCCCAGCCCGGCGGCGACGGCCACGGGCATGCCGTGCAGGTTGCCGGAGACGCTCGTTTCCGGCGTGTTGAAGTCGGCGTGCGCGTCCAGCCACAGCACCCGCAGCGGCTTGCCGGCGGCGCGGCAGTGGGCGGACGCCGCGGCCAGCGAGCCCATCGACAGCGCGTGGTCGCCGCCCATCAGCACGGGGATGCGGCCGGTCGCCAGCGCCTCGCCCACGGTGTCGCGCACGCCCCGGCACCAGGTCGCGGTCTCCGGCAGGTGGCGCAGGCCGTCCACGGGTGCGTGGCCTGGGTGCGAGGGGCCGGTCAGGTTGCCCCAGTCGACCACCTCGCCGGCGATCTCCGCCAGGGCCTCGGTCATGCCCGCCACGCGCAGTGCTTCCGGCCCCATCGACGCGCCGCGGTGCGCCGCCGCCACGTCGCCGGGGGCGCCGATGAGCGCGATGGATCGGTGGTCATCGGCCGGCGGGGTCATGCGCG is drawn from Limimonas halophila and contains these coding sequences:
- the rocF gene encoding arginase — encoded protein: MTPPADDHRSIALIGAPGDVAAAHRGASMGPEALRVAGMTEALAEIAGEVVDWGNLTGPSHPGHAPVDGLRHLPETATWCRGVRDTVGEALATGRIPVLMGGDHALSMGSLAAASAHCRAAGKPLRVLWLDAHADFNTPETSVSGNLHGMPVAVAAGLGPPELTGLSDATPMVPAARFHQIGVRAIDRLEKRTVAAHGLPVADMREIDERSIRPVMEEALAHATAEGAHLHVSFDVDMLDSSVAPGVGTRVKGGPTYREAQLCMEMIHDTGLLASLDVVELNPAFDVHNATAETAVEMVKSLFGERILSRRPQ